The segment GCCCACTCCGAGCGGGATTCTTTCAAGACTTCATCGAGCGCGATGATTTCCAGACAGAAGGTGCGCACGTCGCGAATTTCGAGAACTCTTAAGACCGCGCGCTTTTTCACGCGCGCGTACCAGGGTTCGAAGAAGTCCAGGCTTTCCATGAAGGGGCGTTTGCCGGTGGAGAGGATCTCGACGGCGTCGAAAACTTTCCGCAGCGCCCGTTCGGCTTCAAGTTTGGAGCGGCAGGGACCGAGCTGGGCGATTTGCAATTTCGCGGTGCCGCTCGTGGCGAAGCCTTCGATGCGGCCGAGCACCGCGGGCCAATCGAGTTCGTTCAGTTCAGGTGATTTGATTTCATTTTTCATAAATTAAAACTTGGGTTCCTTTCGGCGTCCCGCAAGTCCGGCGATGAGGGCGATCAGCAGAAGCACCACGGGGAAATACGCCCCGTAGCGGATGTAGAAGGTTTGGTGAGTGGTGGTGCGATACGGGATCTCGAAGACCGAGGCCCACTCTTCGAAGGTCGGCGAACGTTGCAGCTGCGTGCCGTCGGCGAGAATCGCGGTGGTTATGCCCGTGTTCGTCGAACGCACGAGCGGACGACGCGCCTCCACGCCGCGCGCGAGCGTCATGATCATGTGCTGGCGCGGTTCGAAGCCGGG is part of the Pseudobdellovibrionaceae bacterium genome and harbors:
- a CDS encoding endonuclease MutS2; protein product: MKNEIKSPELNELDWPAVLGRIEGFATSGTAKLQIAQLGPCRSKLEAERALRKVFDAVEILSTGKRPFMESLDFFEPWYARVKKRAVLRVLEIRDVRTFCLEIIALDEVLKESRSEWA